The DNA sequence TTTCAGAAGCGGCATATGGCAAAGGGTAGGAATAGTATAGATGCCGGCGCTGCGGGCTGCCTCTAATATGGTCTGGCCCGGCGCATAATCGACCATTTTCCCATCAATTTTAAGCGTTACATTATTCATGGACAAGTATTCCTTCATAACCGGGTTGATAAAAGATGTTTTGCCGCCCCTCGTTTAGGTACGTCATTCCCTTACTGTGGTTCGTTTCAGCTGAGAAATCTCTCGTTGCGAAACCGTGGGTCTGGTTTTTCCACAACGGCAGCAAAGTACTCGATGAATCATTAACAACAGGAGACGATGATGCTTTCTAGGGATCTTCCATGGCAAACCCTCCTCAGGCAGACTATGTGCTTCCCGGCTGCCCGCCAAATTGACCGGCTGCCGCATAATACAGAGGGATAAAGGGAGAATGTTGCTTTTCAGGCAGGATGAGAAAATTATTTCCCCATGCTCTGAAAACTGAATGGCCTTCTAACCCAACCTGAAAAGGCCAGGACTTGGCCAGGAAGACCTAAGGATGTGATGCTAGGAGGGAATACGAGATAGGAAAGTCTTTCGGCCTAGCCCTGCGCAGTGCTCACCCGTTCCGGGTGGAGTTCACTGGTGTGAACTCACGTAAAGCCGAAATGATACATAGTGAATCCTATACTTATGAAAAAGTATTATGAATAGTACATTATTTCACATCGCCATTATAGAAGACCGCACTGCCTCTGTCAACCATTCCCCCTTATATCATTATTGACATAGGTTGATTTAAAAAATACTCTGTGGACAGTCAGGTTATAAAAAAGCTCTTGGAAATTGCAACAGGCAAGGTGAAAGTATAAGGAAAACAATGGGGACAGGATATCCCCATCCCCATTATGATGGCATCAGATGATGGTTGCTTGGCAACCTTGTTACATCTTACACACCCCGTGGGTGCACTTGCCGGCGATGTGGTCCTCGAACTCCTGGCGGAAGCGTTTCAGCAGGCTGAAGAGCGGCGCCGGGGCCGTCTGGCCCAGGGGGCAGAACGAGGCGTCCATCATGGTCTTGCCCAGCCTCTCCAAAAAATCGAGGTCGCCGGGCTGCCCCTTGCCCTCCCAGATGCGGGTCAGGGTCTGCAGGAGCTGGCGCGTCCCTTCCCGGCAGGGGGTGCACTGGCCGCAGGACTCGTGGGCGAAGAAGACCGCCACGCTGCGGGCGAAGTCCACGGCGCAGACGGATTCATCCATCACCAGCATGGTTCCCGAACCCAAAGCGCCGCCCACCTTGGCCATGCCGAAGTCAACCGGCACGTCCAGGGCCTCGGGGCCGACGATACCGGCCGAGGCGCCCCCGGTCTGGCACATCTTGAACTTCCCGCCGTCCCGCATGCCGCCGCCATAGGTGTCGATGAGCTCTCTTAGCGTGATGCCCGCCGGGACCTCCACGATCTGCGGCGTCCGGACATGGCCGATGATCTGGTAGATCTTGGTGCCGGTGGTGTCGGCCGTGCCCAGGGATTTGTACCACTCCCCGCCTCGGGTGATAATGGCCGGGATTGCCGCCAGGGTCTCGACGTTGTTGACAATTGTCGGCTTCTGCCACAATCCTGCCACCCCCGGGAAAGGCGGCTTGGAGCGGGGATAGCCCCGTTTGCCTTCGATGGACTCGATCAGCGCCGTCTCCTCGCCGCAGATGTAGCAGCCGAACCCGGAGCGGACCTCGATGTCGAAGGAGAAGCCGCGGCCGAAGAGGTTTTCTCCGAGATATCCCTTAGCCCTTGCCTGCGCAATGGCCGTAGCCAGCCGGTGTTTACAGAGGTAGTACTCCCCCCGGCAGTAGATATAGCCCTTGTCGGCCCCCACTGCGAACCCGGCGATGGCCATGCCCTCCAAGAGCTTGTGGGGGTCGCCTTCGACGATGTAGCGGTCTTTGATGGTGCCCGGCTCGCCCTCATCCAGGTTGCAGATGATGTATTTCTGGGGAACGTCCAGGGGCCGGGTAAAGGACCACTTCAGTCCGGTGGGGAAACCCGCCCCGCCCCGGCCCCGCAGGCCGGAGGCCTTGACCTCTTCCACGATCTTTTCCGGGGTCATGCCGGTGAGCGCCTGTTTCAGGGCCTGGTAGCCGCCCTTGGCCAGGTAGTCGTCGATCTTCTCGGGATCGATGACCCCGACGTTCTCCAGGAGGATCAATTCTCCCGGGGCCTGTTTGTAGCTGCGGAAGGCGTTGGTGCTGTAGGGCAGTTTTTTATAGTCCGGGGCCTTCCCGGCCCGGTAGTCGGCCAGGATCTGCCTGATCTTGTCCTTGGTGAGGTTGCCGTGCACCACCTCGTTGATCTGCATGGCCGGGGCCACTTCGCAGACCCCCAGGCAGGCGGTGGTCTCCAAGGTGAAGAGGCCGTCCTTGGTGGTGTGCTTGAGCGGCACACCCAACTCGGCCTGGGTGAATTCCAGCAGGTTGTCGGCCCCCTGGATGTGGCAGGGAGGTGATTCGCAGAAGCGGATGACGTACTTCCCCTTGGGCCGCCAGGTATACATGGAATAGAAGCTCATGACCCCAAAGACATCGCTGCCGGGGATGTTGAGGCCGGTGGCGATGCGGTCCTGGACCGCCGGCGGCAGACAGCCGATCTCTTCCTGAACCGCCTGGAGGACCGGCATCAGGTTGCCGGGGACATTCCGATACGACTCAATGATGCTGTCGATGGCGTTCCACTGCTCCGGGGTGATCTCCGGGGCCGGAGTGCTGTGCGAATGGCAGTGTGCAGACATGATCAGGCCCTCCTTAAGCTTTCTCGATCTGCACGGCGCAGACCTTGTATTCGGGAATCTTGGCCACCGGGTCCAAAGCGGCGATGGTCAAGCGGTTGGCAGCCGCCTCGGCGAAGTGGAACGGCACAAACACAGTGCCGGGCCTGGCCTTGGGTGAAACCTGAGCTTTTGCAGTAATCTCCCCCCGCCGGGTTCTGACCCGCACCTGGTCGCCGGAAGTTATACCATAGGCGCTGGCGTCCAGATCGGAGAGCTCCACGTAACATTCAGGCGCCTTTTCATTCAATCCTCGGGCTTTTCTGCTCATGGTGCCGGTGTGATAATGGTACAAGAGGCGGCCGGTGGTAAGGTAGAGCGGGTATTCCGGGTCAGGCAATTCCACCGGATCCTTGTGGTCGATGGCGAAGAACTGTCCCAACCCGCGGGCAAATTTATCTTTATGCAAAAACATGGTGCCGGGATGATCTTCCGTGGGACAAGGCCACTGGATGCCCCCGGAATCCAGACGTTTATAGGTGATACCGGCATAAGATGGGGTCACCTGGCGGATTTCCTCGAAAATGTCTTCGGGATTGGCATAATTCATGGGGAAACCCATACGTTTGGAGATCTCAGCGATGATCTGCCAATCCTGCCGGGCTCCGGCCAACGGTGGTATCGCCTGCCGCACTCGGGCCACCCGGCGTTCGGTGTTGCTGAAAGTACCGTCTTTCTCGGCAAAGGTAACGGCTGGCAGGACAACGTCGGCCAACTGCGCCGTTTCCGTCAGGAAGATATCCTGGACCACGAAGAAATCCAGTGCCTGCAATTCTTTGATGGCGTGGTTGAGATCGGGGTCCGAGACTACCGGGTTTTCCCCCACCACATATAAGGCTTTAATCTCCCCTTTTAGAATCGCCGGCAGCATCTCGGTCATGGTCATGCCGACGTAATCGGGCAATCCCGTTACTCCCCAGGCGTCTTCCATCTTCTTGCGACTGGCGGGATCGGTAACTGCCTGATAACCGGAAAAGACGTTGGGCAGGCCGCCCATGTCGCAAGCGCCCTGGACGTTGTTCTGGCCCCGCAGGGGATTGACGCCGCCCCCCAGGACGCCGACGTTACCGGTGAGCATGGCCAGATTGGCCATGGTCTTGACGTTGTCGGTGCCGACGGTATGTTGGGTAATACCCATACAGTAGACAATGGCAGCGGCTTTGGCCTGAGCGTAGAGGCGGGCTACTTTAATCAGATCGGCGGCGGGGATACCGCTGATCTGCTCCACATATTCCGGCGTGTATTTGGCTAACGTGGCCTTGAAGGCTTCGAAATTTTCCGTTCGTGCGGCGATGTAATCCGCCGCATGCAAATTTTCATTAATGATGATATTCATCAGGCCGTTGAACACGGCGATGTCAGTGCCCGGCTTCTGGCGCAGCCAGATGGTGGCGTGTTTCACCAGGTCGATGCGCCGGGGATCAATGACAATCAACGTCTTATTTTTATATCGCGCCGCCCGTTTGATCCGAGCGGCGATGACCGGATGGTTTTCAGTGGTGTTGGACCCGACGACCAGAATGCAGTCAGTATCTTCCAATTCAGCTATAGAGTTTGTCATCGCTCCGGAACCGAAGGCAGCAGCCAGACCGGCTACCGTGGAGCTGTGTCAGAGACGGGCGCAGTGGTCGACATTATTAGTGCCGACGACACCGCGCATAAATTTCTGGAAGAGATAATTTTCCTCGTTGGTGATGCGGGCGGAACACCAGCCGCCGATGGTCTTGGGGCCATGCTTTTCCTTGATCTCCTGCAGTTTGGCAGCTACCAAATCGAGGGCCTCATCCCAGGAGGCCTTTTCGAGTTTGCCGTTCTTTTTGATCATCGGCGCGGTGAGACGTTCGGGGTGGTGGACAAACCCCAAACCGAAGCGGCCCTTGACGCACAGGCGGCCTTCGTTGGGGATGGCCCGAGCGCCCGTGGCCTTGACAATCTGTCCGTCTTTGACATGCAGGTCAATCTGACAACCAACGCCGCAGTAGGGGCAGGTAGTGCGTACGACCCGCAGCTCCCAGGGTCGGCCCTTGCCGATGGCGTTTTTGTCGAGCAGGGCACCCACCGGACAGGCCTGGACGCAGGTACCGCAGAAGACACAATCTGAGTTGAAATAGGGGAAATCGCATTTGGCTACAATCTTGTTATGGCTCCCGCGGTAACCGATCTGGATGGCCAGGTTTACCTGCCGTTCATTACAGGCCCGGACGCAGCGGCCACACATGATGCATTTGGAAAAATCCCGGACGATCATGCTATTATCGTCTTCGTAATAATATGTGGTACCGGGCGGGTTGGCGTACGACGGGGTTGCTACCTGATATCTATAGGCCAAGGCCTGGAGTTCGCATTTGCCATTGGCCTCACAGATGAGACAGTTGTGATTGCCGGAAGCTAACATCAGCTCGATGATATTCTTTCGGGCGGCAACGACTCGCTCACTCTCCGTCTGTATCACCATACCGGGAGTGGCCGCAGTGGAACAGGCAGTTACCAAAGTCCGCCAACCCTCCACTTCCACCACACAGATCCGGCAGGAGCCGGTGGGTTGGAGCGGCGGAAAATGACAGAGCGTGGGGATATTGTAAATACCCGCCGACCGGGCAACTTCAATGATGGTCTGCCCAGTTTGAAACTCGACGGTCTTCCCGTCTATCGTTATTGTGGGATTGCTCATTTTCTCCTTCGCCTCCATCTTGGTTAGCCCAATTAAGACTTACGGATACAGTAAGTATATCTTTTCACATGCTATGATATAAGACCATTCGGATGACGTCAACCCAAATTATCAGTAAAGTCTTATATATGTCATTTATGACATACCGAATCTGGATAGATTTATTGAAATTTATAGTGGGTCTAGACGATCTAGGCGGAAGTTTTTTCTTAAGAAGAAATACTATGAAACTGTTGCCATGACCTTCACCAAGGACCCGAATACCTCGCTTGATTCAGTAAATTCTGGCATTCGAGGAATAGTGGGGATGTTGCACCGCGTTTTTAGCGGCTGCCTATCTTTTTGCAACGGCCTTAATATAGCTATTGACTTTCACATCTCATTGCGTGTATAGTTTTCGCGTAAAAGAATAAGACGTTGGAGGGGATGGGGCTTCGTTACCGTATTGCCGCAGGAATGATAAGCTTTCATCTCCTATGAAGTCCGGCCTAGTAAATCAATTCCTATCGAAGAAATTGTTACTCTTTATTGACTTTCCCTGAGAGGCTGTATATAGTTGCCTTAGGATAGGATTTTTCTAACAATATGGTCTGAGGTTGTAGTAATCGGCTGAGAAACCTAATTTTTGGGCAGGAAAAAGGAGGAAAGGGTATGCGGTCAAAATTGGTTATGATGTTGGTATTGGCAGTGGCTATCGGCCTGACGGCCACCCCCGCCTTAGCGCAGGGCAAACTGCTGTGTGTTTCGAACAAAGAACTGAAAGGTGAACAGTCCGTAGCCCAATGTGTGGCCAAAGGCGATCGGTTTGCGGTAGTGGATCAGTATGGTTTGGTGCGGATTCTGAGTCCGGAAGAAGTCGAACTTACCAAGGCCTTCAACCCCAAAGCTTTGGAGACTCGTGCCTTCGGTATGAGGTATGAAAAACTGGCGCCCACGTTACCTGGATTAGCAGTTCCGGAGCGGGCGAATTAAAGGGGTTAATAGGGCCAGCATGGTTGTCTAGCCCTGCTGGAGGGGGAGAAGCAGATACTGCTACGACCTAGACCAGCCCTGAAGCGAACTGCAGCCCCCAAAGTTTTGACTTTGGGGGCTCATTTTATCTTTATCGATCCGCTCTCAGGAAACGAGAGTTTGATGCCCCGATTTTTGGTAAGAGATGATGATATGCGTCTCTAATGGGAAGCTTCGAAATGTTTCTTCTTACAAATTAATCTCAAAGCTAATAACCGGAATTAGAAACTATAGTTGTGAGACTGTATCATCTGACCATCGGAAACAGGTCTGAGGTCCGCCTCCAACAACTGATTGCATCATATTCCCCTTGAGAGTTTAGGAATATATCTCCTCTATACCATAAGGCACGAGTCTTACTATGCAGCTGCGCTTTCCATCTCGCAATTAATTCTATAATTCCGTTAGTGACTCGCATTACCAAGAAAATACAGTTTCCGGTTTCCGGTGGTTGGTTGAAAAATTAAGTTTTGTCCGGGCTAGAAGGCCTTTCCGATAGGGTGAGGGCAGAATTAGGGTTATTTTCCTGGCCGCGAGTGATTTATAAATGATGACAATACATATGAGCAGGCGTTTCAGCGGGCTTGGCTCAAACCGAAGGTTATCGGTCTCAAGGGAGTATCATACCTAAAGGCGCCAGAGGAGTAGAGGATGTTTCAGATTGAAGACCTATGGGTGAGCATTGAAGGCAAAGAGGTGTTAAAAGGCATCAACCTGAAGGTTGAACCGGGTGAAACGCATGCCCTCTTTGGGAAGAATGGCTCTGGTAAGACCACGTTGTTGATGACTATTATGGGTTTTTCTCACTACAAGGTAGGTCAGGGTCGGATTCTCTTTCAAGGGCAGGACATTACGGCACTGCCGACCTATGAACGGGCAAAGTTGGGTATAGGTATGGCGTTCCAGCGTCCCCCGACCATCCGAGGGGTCAAGACCAAGGATATCTTTCGGGTTTGCGCCGGTGGCCGCATCTCGGTGGAGGCATTAGCCTTCGAATATGGTTTTGAAAGCTTTATGGATCGGGAGATCAACTATGGTTTTTCCGGGGGCGAGATCAAAAAATCCGAATTGTTGCAATTGGTGGCGCAAGACCCCAAATTGGTCTTGTTAGACGAACCAGAATCCGGGGTTGATCTGGAAAATTTGCAGCTTATCGGTCAGATCATCCGGCGTCTACTGGAAAAAGACCTGCGTCGGGTGGATCGCACCAAATCCGGCCTGATTATTACTCATACCGGCCATATCTTGACGTATCTGAATGCCGACGTCGGCCACGTTATGGCTGATGGCCAAGTCGCCTGCCAGGGTCACCCTATGGATATCTTGGATCACGTGAAAAAATCGGGCTATGAGGAGTGTGTACGATGTCTTTGTCCCCAGTTTTAAAAGAGACCGCAGCAAAAAGCCGGGATAAGAAAGCTTCTTTCGGTCAGGACCTGGATCTCAGCCAGTTCAAGCGCCAGACCAAGGAATGGTCCTATGATCCCGGTTATCAGAGTTTCGATGATCAGGAGAGAGAACACCTTTTAAGGGCGGGTATTGAACTGACAGACGTCGATCATGCCGGAACGTTTCTGCAAGCCGATCGTTCTATCATGCACTGTAAAACCAGCCAGCCGGGTTTGGAAATTCTTCCCATCAAAGACGCATTGCAGAAATATGACGGCCTGAAAGAATACTACTGGCAGTTGGTGGCCGTTGATGCCGATAAATACACTGCCGCGGCCGAATTGGCTTTGGACAACGGTTATTTTATCCGGGCGCTGCCGGGAGCCCGCATCAGCCAACCCGTAGAGGCCTGTTTGTATATCCGGACGGAGGGTGCAGCTCAACACGTTCATAACATTGTGGTAGCTGAGCCCGGATCGCACCTCCATATCATCACCGGCTGCACTACTCATCCAGGGGTGACTTCCGGTCTGCACCTGGGCATTTCGGAATTTTTTGTCAAAAAAGGGGCACATTTGACATTTACCATGGTCCATAATTGGGCCGAAAACATCCATGTGCGGCCGCGCTCTGCCATTATAGTGGAAGAGGGTGGAGTATATATTTCGAACTATATCGTGCTCAAACCGGTGAAATCGGTTCAGATGTACCCCACTGCCCGACTCATAGGGGAAGGCGCCGTGGCGCGGATGAATTCGGTAGTAGTGGGCCATCCCGGTACGGAATTGGATCTGGGCGGGCGGGTCTTTTTAGAGGCCCCCAATACCAAAGCCGAAGTTATTGCCCGGACGGTAACCACCGGGGGTACGGTCATTTCTCGTGGGCATCTCATCGGCAAGGTTCCTCAGGTCAAGGCGCATCTGGAATGTCGGGGATTGATCCTGGCCCCCAAAGGCATTATCTATGCCGTCCCGGAATTGACCGGGGAGGTGGCCGGGGTAGAGATGTCACATGAGGCCGCTGTTGGCCGTATTGCCCAGGAGGAGATCGAATATCTTATGGCCCGCGGTCTGACCGAAGAAGAAGCCGCTTCAACCATTGTGCGGGGGTTTCTCAACGTGGAGATCGAGGGTTTGCCGCAGGCGTTAAGGGACGATATCGAACGCACCATCCAGGAGACGGAGAAGGGATTGTAGCTCTTTGTAGCCCCAGATCGGCGACTCCATAAAAGGGCGGGGGCGGTTACCTCCCGCCCTTTGCTTTTCCGCCGTCCTATTTAGTTCTTGCGGCATTTTCCTGGCTGTGCTATAAATTACCAAAATTCTCCAATAATTATCTCTAATCAGATAGCCCTCAGGTATCCATGCGTCGGGGAACATATCAGCGCAAACGCTTAACGGATGACAAGCTCTACCTCATCAACGAGGTTTCACGCATAGTAAATCTTTCTCAAAAGCGCATCCGGGAATACGAAAAAGAGGGATTTATTAAACCCATCCGGGAAAGCAGCACCAATAACCGCCTCTACTCCGAATTTGACATCGCCCAGATCCAGCGGCTCAACACTCTCATCCACGAGAGCGGTTTCACCGTGGCCGGTCTGAAAAGCCTGTTAGTCTTGGCACCCTGCTGGAATATCTTTGATTGTCAGGTAAAAGAACAGTGTGCCGCCTACCAGCTCCCCTGGCGACCATGCTACGAAGTGCGGGAATATCGCGAAACAGCCTGTAATGGTCCGTGTGAACGCTGTGCCGTATTCCTTAACCGCAACATTCCCAAGGAAAAAGTCTTGGTGCAACACCCCTTCGAACCGTGACCGAATCACCTGAATATTATGGTAATATGGATTGTTCGGGCGGCCTATCCCGCCTCAAGGCAGTGGCCGTGGTAGGCCCTTCCAATTGCGGCAAGACCGAATTAATCTGCCGACTCCTGAAACTTTATAATCAACAGGGGCTTCGAGTGGCGGCGGTGAAG is a window from the Desulfobacca acetoxidans DSM 11109 genome containing:
- a CDS encoding MerR family transcriptional regulator codes for the protein MRRGTYQRKRLTDDKLYLINEVSRIVNLSQKRIREYEKEGFIKPIRESSTNNRLYSEFDIAQIQRLNTLIHESGFTVAGLKSLLVLAPCWNIFDCQVKEQCAAYQLPWRPCYEVREYRETACNGPCERCAVFLNRNIPKEKVLVQHPFEP
- a CDS encoding SufB/SufD family protein, whose protein sequence is MSLSPVLKETAAKSRDKKASFGQDLDLSQFKRQTKEWSYDPGYQSFDDQEREHLLRAGIELTDVDHAGTFLQADRSIMHCKTSQPGLEILPIKDALQKYDGLKEYYWQLVAVDADKYTAAAELALDNGYFIRALPGARISQPVEACLYIRTEGAAQHVHNIVVAEPGSHLHIITGCTTHPGVTSGLHLGISEFFVKKGAHLTFTMVHNWAENIHVRPRSAIIVEEGGVYISNYIVLKPVKSVQMYPTARLIGEGAVARMNSVVVGHPGTELDLGGRVFLEAPNTKAEVIARTVTTGGTVISRGHLIGKVPQVKAHLECRGLILAPKGIIYAVPELTGEVAGVEMSHEAAVGRIAQEEIEYLMARGLTEEEAASTIVRGFLNVEIEGLPQALRDDIERTIQETEKGL
- the fdhF gene encoding formate dehydrogenase subunit alpha gives rise to the protein MSNPTITIDGKTVEFQTGQTIIEVARSAGIYNIPTLCHFPPLQPTGSCRICVVEVEGWRTLVTACSTAATPGMVIQTESERVVAARKNIIELMLASGNHNCLICEANGKCELQALAYRYQVATPSYANPPGTTYYYEDDNSMIVRDFSKCIMCGRCVRACNERQVNLAIQIGYRGSHNKIVAKCDFPYFNSDCVFCGTCVQACPVGALLDKNAIGKGRPWELRVVRTTCPYCGVGCQIDLHVKDGQIVKATGARAIPNEGRLCVKGRFGLGFVHHPERLTAPMIKKNGKLEKASWDEALDLVAAKLQEIKEKHGPKTIGGWCSARITNEENYLFQKFMRGVVGTNNVDHCARLUHSSTVAGLAAAFGSGAMTNSIAELEDTDCILVVGSNTTENHPVIAARIKRAARYKNKTLIVIDPRRIDLVKHATIWLRQKPGTDIAVFNGLMNIIINENLHAADYIAARTENFEAFKATLAKYTPEYVEQISGIPAADLIKVARLYAQAKAAAIVYCMGITQHTVGTDNVKTMANLAMLTGNVGVLGGGVNPLRGQNNVQGACDMGGLPNVFSGYQAVTDPASRKKMEDAWGVTGLPDYVGMTMTEMLPAILKGEIKALYVVGENPVVSDPDLNHAIKELQALDFFVVQDIFLTETAQLADVVLPAVTFAEKDGTFSNTERRVARVRQAIPPLAGARQDWQIIAEISKRMGFPMNYANPEDIFEEIRQVTPSYAGITYKRLDSGGIQWPCPTEDHPGTMFLHKDKFARGLGQFFAIDHKDPVELPDPEYPLYLTTGRLLYHYHTGTMSRKARGLNEKAPECYVELSDLDASAYGITSGDQVRVRTRRGEITAKAQVSPKARPGTVFVPFHFAEAAANRLTIAALDPVAKIPEYKVCAVQIEKA
- the nuoF gene encoding NADH-quinone oxidoreductase subunit NuoF, whose translation is MSAHCHSHSTPAPEITPEQWNAIDSIIESYRNVPGNLMPVLQAVQEEIGCLPPAVQDRIATGLNIPGSDVFGVMSFYSMYTWRPKGKYVIRFCESPPCHIQGADNLLEFTQAELGVPLKHTTKDGLFTLETTACLGVCEVAPAMQINEVVHGNLTKDKIRQILADYRAGKAPDYKKLPYSTNAFRSYKQAPGELILLENVGVIDPEKIDDYLAKGGYQALKQALTGMTPEKIVEEVKASGLRGRGGAGFPTGLKWSFTRPLDVPQKYIICNLDEGEPGTIKDRYIVEGDPHKLLEGMAIAGFAVGADKGYIYCRGEYYLCKHRLATAIAQARAKGYLGENLFGRGFSFDIEVRSGFGCYICGEETALIESIEGKRGYPRSKPPFPGVAGLWQKPTIVNNVETLAAIPAIITRGGEWYKSLGTADTTGTKIYQIIGHVRTPQIVEVPAGITLRELIDTYGGGMRDGGKFKMCQTGGASAGIVGPEALDVPVDFGMAKVGGALGSGTMLVMDESVCAVDFARSVAVFFAHESCGQCTPCREGTRQLLQTLTRIWEGKGQPGDLDFLERLGKTMMDASFCPLGQTAPAPLFSLLKRFRQEFEDHIAGKCTHGVCKM
- a CDS encoding ABC transporter ATP-binding protein; the encoded protein is MFQIEDLWVSIEGKEVLKGINLKVEPGETHALFGKNGSGKTTLLMTIMGFSHYKVGQGRILFQGQDITALPTYERAKLGIGMAFQRPPTIRGVKTKDIFRVCAGGRISVEALAFEYGFESFMDREINYGFSGGEIKKSELLQLVAQDPKLVLLDEPESGVDLENLQLIGQIIRRLLEKDLRRVDRTKSGLIITHTGHILTYLNADVGHVMADGQVACQGHPMDILDHVKKSGYEECVRCLCPQF